In the genome of Montipora foliosa isolate CH-2021 chromosome 3, ASM3666993v2, whole genome shotgun sequence, one region contains:
- the LOC137995126 gene encoding uncharacterized protein yields MGISLELSHPNPRCLKEDGTEVPNIKNHLKQSSKQQLEDKIRGEKWQGKYLTNRWNDDDLNVQGCFGWLKEWPSAPTHTIAGMMELYEQMLPTRAYTTYKTRTNPSDDTLCRLCGKAVESLEHVLAGCLALAQSKYLARHNAALKVLFFEMPRDLQLCEGVPPWYSPVAPKPLYKSPDAQAFWDIPMFAEHNHVRSNRVDVRVIDHKQKKIYAIEMSCPWIDNRKKKEVKKTTKYAPLRWELKQQFPTYTVKQFNIIIDVLGGWSQEVDLAMRELFGTRGGDVLLRMQKAVISHSLNIARTFKVLT; encoded by the coding sequence ATGGGAATCTCACTTGAATTGTCTcacccaaacccaaggtgtctAAAAGAAGATGGAACCGAGGTCCCTAACATCAAGAATCATCTGAAGCAAAGTTCTAAACAGCAGCTTGAAGATAAGATCCGTGGAGAGAAGTGgcaaggaaaatatttgaccaaCAGGTGGAATGATGACGATCTGAACGTGCAGGGATGCTTTGGCTGGCTTAAGGAGTGGCCTAGTGCCCCAACCCATACCATCGCAGGGATGATGGAATTGTATGAGCAAATGCTGCCGACAAGGGCCTATACAACATATAAGACTCGCACTAACCCATCTGACGATACTCTTTGTAGGTTGTGCGGAAAGGCCGTCGAAAGCCTAGAGCACGTCCTGGCAGGGTGCTTGGCACTAGCACAAAGTAAGTACCTGGCCCGACATAACGCCGCACTCAAAGTATTATTCTTTGAGATGCCACGAGATCTGCAGTTGTGTGAAGGCGTGCCACCGTGGTACTCCCCTGTTGCTCCGAAGCCCCTCTACAAATCTCCGGATGCACAAGCATTCTGGGATATTCCAATGTTCGCTGAGCACAATCACGTTAGGTCAAACCGAGTGGATGTGAGGGTGATTGATCATAAGCAGAAGAAAATCTACGCTATCgagatgagctgcccgtggatcgataacaggaagaagaaggaggtgaagaagactaccaagtacgccccccttcggtgggaattgaaacagcaattcccaacctacaccgttaagcagttcaacatcattatcgATGTGTTGGGAGGATGGTCCCAAGAAGTAGATCTAGCAATGAGGGAACTATTCGGCACGCGAGGAGGAGACGTCCTACTCCGCATGCAGAAGGCGGTCATCTCTCACTCTCTAAACATTgcgcgcacttttaaagtgctaacttga
- the LOC137995125 gene encoding somatostatin receptor type 4-like: MDGLTRISFGIICVMAILGNSLTIVMFVVERQLLKKSYNVLIMFLAISDVLTAVNVIISPYFVLGDAFPYPQNPILGEIFCRFIYNRMLVYQLIVFSVYITLVLTAERWFAVVRPHQYNHIFSRKKVLSYITLSWAWSFVLTLKRVIDYSFNPSGDQTCVRKDSVVSTVNTAWYATQVVLKMVIPCVAMVGLYIHMTLKTIHSPTASAESKAKLKAKLTRMVIVASCTLIALYLPNQIVFLLIFTGKTKHDKPLHTLTSFLTFMTTCVNPFIYGLSNKNYQQRYWRILSAICRRLTRANRARVENLEAAEGLRLRRVNSHSEESPQNNE; the protein is encoded by the coding sequence ATGGATGGTTTAACACGAATCAGCTTCGGCATCATTTGTGTGATGGCGATTTTGGGAAACAGTTTGACCATTGTGATGTTCGTGGTGGAAAGGCAGTTGCTAAAGAAGTCATACAACGTGTTAATAATGTTTCTGGCGATATCTGATGTGCTGACAGCAGTCAACGTCATTATAAGTCCATATTTTGTTCTTGGAGATGCGTTTCCTTATCCACAGAATCCTATCCTAGGAGAAATCTTCTGTCGCTTCATATACAACCGAATGCTCGTATATCAACTTATAGTTTTCTCAGTTTACATAACTTTGGTGTTGACGGCAGAGCGATGGTTTGCAGTTGTAAGACCTCACCAATACAATCACATATTCAGCCGTAAAAAGGTCCTTAGCTACATTACACTGTCCTGGGCGTGGTCGTTTGTTCTCACCCTTAAACGAGTGATAGATTACTCCTTTAATCCATCTGGGGACCAAACCTGCGTCAGAAAAGATTCAGTGGTATCCACTGTTAATACTGCCTGGTACGCTACTCAGGTGGTCTTAAAGATGGTCATCCCATGCGTTGCCATGGTTGGCCTGTATATCCACATGACTTTAAAGACCATCCATTCTCCGACTGCGTCTGCGGAGAGCAAAGCTAAACTGAAGGCAAAGTTGACTCGAATGGTAATAGTTGCCAGTTGTACTTTGATTGCCTTATACCTTCCCAACCAAATCGTCTTTCTCTTGATCTTCACGGGAAAAACGAAACATGATAAACCTTTACATACCCTCACGTCATTTCTGACTTTTATGACCACTTGTGTCAATCCATTTATTTACGGGCTGAGCAACAAAAATTATCAACAACGCTATTGGCGCATCTTGTCCGCCATTTGCCGTCGCCTAACGAGAGCCAACCGCGCGAGGGTGGAAAATTTAGAGGCGGCAGAAGGCTTAAGACTCCGTCGAGTTAACTCTCATTCAGAAGAATCGCCTCAAAATAATGAGTAA